The Astyanax mexicanus isolate ESR-SI-001 chromosome 12, AstMex3_surface, whole genome shotgun sequence genome window below encodes:
- the pcsk1nl gene encoding proprotein convertase subtilisin/kexin type 1 inhibitor, like, with the protein MSGPRTSSILLLFSIAFLQSTLLEAKPFSAMHGGGVVRHRRDLRDSLPYEAQMMSYPPADFKGRGNELYYQPEAVRAQGLGQALQRLMENDQRREQEAAYLSGLLRLLNEAENNGQGKQEEEEEEDEGDFQGPYPSDYDETEQTVSMAKPRALLDPQLAEALLNRYRQERLLQAGINPNSNRLPDREQDRDQEMLRYLVEKILSSLGPGNQPSQPSNRRAKRDVSAVSSSVRGGATPLRRSRRSVDSAPMPSPNSEASLLRVKRLGDESDDEGFAAQSSRAPHAGLQRMKRIDTDLPPPPKHSRKRRAVTYDPDLIAQHILQYLPA; encoded by the exons cctTTCTCTGCCATGCACGGGGGTGGAGTCGTGCGCCACCGTCGTGACCTGCGTGACTCGCTGCCCTACGAGGCTCAGATGATGTCCTACCCCCCTGCCGACTTCAAGGGGCGAGGAAACGAGCTGTACTACCAGCCGGAGGCGGTGAGGGCGCAGGGGCTGGGCCAGGCCCTCCAGCGGCTGATGGAGAACGACCAGAGGCGGGAGCAGGAGGCGGCGTACCTGTCAGGTTTGCTCCGCCTCCTGAACGAGGCCGAGAACAACGGCCAGGGgaagcaggaggaagaggaggaagaagatgaAGGAGACTTCCAGGGGCCGTATCCATCAGACTACGACGAGACGGAGCAGACGGTCAGCATGGCTAAACCTCGGGCTCTGCTGGACCCTCagctggctgaagctctgctgaaccGCTACAGGCAGGAGAGACTTCTGCAGGCTGGGATCAATCCCAACTCCAACCGCCTGCCAGACAGAGAGCAGGACAGGGACCAGGAGATGCTCCG GTACCTGGTTGAGAAAATCCTCTCCAGCCTTGGACCTGGAAACCAGCCGAGCCAACCCTCCAACCGCCGAGCCAAACGGGACGTGAGCGCCGTGTCCAGCAGCGTACGAGGCGGAGCTACCCCTCTGAGACGATCCCGGCGCTCCGTGGACTCCGCCCCCATGCCCTCGCCCAACTCCGAGGCCTCTCTGCTGCGGGTGAAGAGGCTGGGGGACGAGAGCGATGATGAAGGGTTCGCCGCTCAGAGCAGCAGAGCGCCCCACGCTGGCCTGCAGAGGATGAAGCGCATCGACACTGACCTGCCCCCTCCCCCCAAACACAGCCGCAAGCGTCGGGCAGTGACCTACGACCCCGACCTCATCGCTCAGCACATCCTACAGTACTTAccagcatag